AGCGCCGGCAATCGCTTTCTTAATGGCAGACATGGGCGACACCCTCCTTGAGCTGAGGCTGCAGGATGGATATCCATGAGGGATTCAGCTCCATGGCCACGGCCCGTATCTGATCAGCGCCGGCAGGTGATTTGCGGCCTGCAGGTTTGACTGGCTCAAAACGGTGAATAGGCAGCCCAAGCGCTGCGGCCTGACGGAATGCTGTGAGGTGCCGAAGGTGGGCGGACATAACAGAAACCCGCTTGTTATTGCCGCCTTCAGGAAACATCTGCCGAAGACTCTCTGCTACGCCATTGGCATCCCGGGTTTCATCCAGCCTATTGATCAACAGCGACACCCGGGGAACAGTCAGGTTGGTGTACTGAGTGAGAGCTTCCAGCTCTTCGAGCATGCCCAATGTGCCGCGCACAAACTCTCTGGCAGACAGCAGCTCCGGCGTTATGGGTGACAAGGCCTGGTCGGATGCCAGGACTGCGGCTTCGAGGGTGATGGAACGGGCACCCTGGGTGTCCATGATGACCACGTCGTAGTCATTTTCGAACTGGCGTATGAGGTTGGATAACCGGAAGCGGCCATCCGGGGCAGACAGCAGCAGCTGCGGTAGGTGGGCGTTGTAGTCATTGGACACGATGATGTCCAGACCCTGGATCACCGTTCTGGATATCACTTGCTCCGGCCGGGTCTGGTTGAGCGCAATCAGCTCATAGATGCCGCCGGGGGCTTCGGTCTGGATCTGGTAATAGCTTGAGAGGGTGGGTTGGTTATCGAGGTCGATCAGAAGGACTCTGAGACCTGCATCAGCGAGGAGCCCGCCAAGATGCGCGCAGGTAGTGCTTTTTCCTACGCCGCCTTTCGTCGAAATAACAGTGTATGTGTGCATGTGACACGTACTCCATGGGGATGGATGGTGTACGTGGATCTGTCAGCTGCGAACACATTTAAGATGGTGCCGGCACCAAGAGTCGAACTCGGGACCTACTGATTACAAGTCAGTTGCTCTACCAACTGAGCTATACCGGCATGGGCTGGCATTATATAGAGATGGGCCGATCTGTAAAGAGTTGCACAGCGGGTGGGGCATAAATATTTTGAAAAAGGCGCTATTTCACTGCTTGGTCACTTGTGCATTGTTTCTCTTCCATCACTTGACATTAGCGGTATAACTCCTTGTTCCATCAAGGTTATCCACGCTGATCATTTTTTGTACCAAAGCCTGCAGGCCGCGCTGCACAAGGTTCCCGGGTGGTTACCAAGGGGTCATCAACATGTTTATGCACAGCGGCCGGGGATAACTGTGGACTACCGATATCTGTGGATAACTCTGTGTGCAACCGGTTTACAGCGTGGGGGCGATCTGTGTGCTCTTTTCGGCAACCAACAACAGATTGCGCGGGGTTAGCTGTTGTTCACAGAACTGTCCGAGGCGTACACGATAGCCTGCTTCCTGAAGATAGAGCGCGCGGTCCAGCAGCAACCAGACTTCCAGGGGACGGCGGAACAGTCCACGCACCAGCTCCAGATTGCGCACCTGCGCCAACCGCTGCCAGCCTTGCTGTTCGAGATCAGCCCAGCTGTCCGGCTCGCGCAACTGCAGCTGGTGGTGCGCGGCCAGATCCCGGCAGAAGCTGGCGATACCTTGGCGCAGCGCGCTTTCCGGGCGGGATGGCGTGGGCAGATAAGCATCTGTGCCGCGGGCGTCGCGCTGCCATAGATCAAAAGCCAGGCGCCAGGCCATGGACTGGTCACGCTGGCGACGTGTGCGCTGGCCGGCAGTGATGCTTTCCTGCATCGGCAGACTGAGGTCATCGCGGGTCAGTTGCAGCCTGGCCTTTCGGGCAGTTGCCGACAGCGGCTGGTAATCCGAGGTAGCTATGCGGTTGTAGCAGCAGGGCGAGATCGCTATCTGCGCGCAGCCATGGGCCGCGGCCTGCTGCAACAGGGTCATGTGCAATTGCCCACAGGCGTGCAAAGCAACCACGCTGTGCTGTGGTTGCAGGTAGCGCCAGGTGTCTTCGCTCAGTACATCGGCGTCCACATGCCGACTGCTTATCCCCACCTCAGTGCCGAGCACTTCCCCGGCGCGGTTGAGCGCCGCATCCCGTTCCAGACACAACAATGGCTGACCGCCCTGCCAAGCCAATAGTCGTCCAAGGTGCCCCTTGCCAGCGCACCAGTCCAGCCAGTGCTCAGCGGGCTGCTGCCATTGCCGGGCGGTGCTGGCGGCAAAGTGTGAGATCTGCTGCCACTTGCGCCCGGGAATGTGCCGCGTCAGTCTCTCTGGTAGCTCGCCCTGCCCTGCTTCACTCAGGTCCGGCAGGCACGTCAGCGCAATCGATTGCCGGGCCAGCCTGGCGAAGGGTTCAGGGGCGCCCAGCAGTTGAGGCTGGTTGTGTGCGGCTTCAGCCTGGTCCAGAGTGCGCGAGCGCAGCCAGACAGCCAACTCGGGCATGTCTGCTTCCCAGGGCAGCACCAGCGTGGTGAAGGGTTTGGCTCGCCAAAGCGCCTGATGCTCATGGAGCCAGGCGTCCAGCTGGCTGAAGCGGGCAGCGTAACCGACGCCGGCTTCAGCGATTGCGACTGGCATCCACTTTCAGCCAGCGTTCGACCAGCTTGAACAGCTGGGTGAACAACAGGGTGATCACCAGATAGATGAGACCGGCCATCAGGAAGAACATCTCGTATTGGTAGGTCCGCGCGTTCAGCGTGCGCACCACACCCATGATGTCCAGCAACGTGACGGTATACACCACCGCGCTGGCCTTGAGCATGAGGATGACCTCGTTGCCATAGGCCGGCAGACCGATACGTATGGCCCGCGGCAGAATGATGTGCTGCAGCGCTTGACGACGGGACATGCCCAGCGCCCGCGCCGCCTCGACTTCACCCGGAGGCACCGCCTGGATTGCGCCACGCAGGATCTCGGCGATATAGGCAGCAGTATGCAGGGTCATGGTGAGTAGCGCGCACCAATAGGGTTCGCGCAGGTAGGACCAGAACATGCTGTCACGCACGACTTCAAACTGAGACAGCCCGTAATAGACCAGGAACAGCTGCAGCAGCAAGGGTGTGCCGCGGAAGAAGAAGATATAGCTGTAGGGTACCGCGCGGATGTACCAGTGCTTCGAGGCGCGACCCAGCCCCAGCGGGATAGCGAAGAACAGCCCGGCCAGGACGGCAATGCCTACCAGCTGCAAGGTTACCAGGGTGCCATCCCAGAGCATTGGCGCCCAGCGTACGATCATTTCCCAGCGTTCGGCCCAGGTCACAGTTCAGTCCTCGCGTAGCCCCGGTTGGCCCGATGCTCGAACCAGTGCAGCGCGGCCATGATAATGACTGTCAGACCCAGATAGATCAGTGCCGCCATGAAATAGAAAGTGAAGGGTTCCTTGGTGGCATTGGCCCCGACCTGTGCCTTGCGCATGATCTCTTCGAGAGAGATCAGCGATACCAGGGCGGTATCCTTGAGCAGAATCAGATACAGGTTGCCCAGTCCCGGCAGAGCCACACGCCACAATTGCGGCATGGTGATACGCCAGAAGATGCGCAGCCGCGACATACCCAGCGCCAGCCCGGCCTCACGTTGCCCCGGCGGGATCGACAGCAGCGCGCCGCGAAACACTTCCGTCGCGTAAGCACCGAAGCACAGCGCCAGGGCGATGGTGCCCGCGGCGAAGGGGCTGAGCGTCAGGTAGGGGTTACCAAAATGGCTGCCCAGCCAGTTCATGATCGAGGTGGTGCCATAATAGGCCATCAACACCCAGAGGGTTTCCGGAACGCCGCGCACCACCGAGGTATAGAAGCCACCGACACCGCGCAACGCTGCGCTGTTGGAGATCTTCGCGCTTGCCCCCAGCAGGCCAAGCAGCAGCCCCAACGCCACCGAGGCGAGAGACAAACGTATGGTCATCCAGGTCCCTTCAATCAGGGCTGGACCAAATCCGTGCAAATCGAGCATGAGGGTCAGGGTCTGTTGGTAAGCGCGACCGGGCCCCGCAGGGCCCGGTCAGCCATCAGTAAATGCTGAAGGGAAAGTACTTGGCGTTGATCTTCTCGTAGGTACCGTCTTCAACGATGGCCTGCAGGGCCTCGTTCAGACGGTCGCGCAGCGGGTCACCCTTGCGCACGGCAATACCGATCTTGTCGTCATCGAATACCGGCTCGCCCTTGAACTCGAAATCCGCGCCCGTATCGCTCTGCAGCCACTCATACTGGACAAATACGTCAGCCAGCACGCCATCAATGCGACCGGAGGCCATATCGAGGTAGGCGTTTTCCTGGGTGTCGTACAAACGGGTGCTGACCACATCTTCCAGATTCTCTTCCAGCCACTGGCCGGCGATAGTCGCACGCTGGGCACCGATGGTCTTGCCCTTCAGGTAATCCTTGTCCGCTTTGAAATCACTTTTCTTCGGCGCGACGAACTGCAGCTTGTTGGTGTAGTAGGGATCAGTGAAATCCACTGCCCGCTGGCGCTCTTCGGTGATCGACATGGAAGCCACCAGGAAATCGAAGCGGCGCGTGTTCAGAGCGGGAATGATGCCATCCCAGTCGGAGGTAACAACGCTGCATTCGGCGCCCATCTTCTCACACAGGGCGTGGGCGATATCCAGGTCAAAGCCTACTGCCTTGCCGGTATTGTCGATTTCATTGAAGGGCGGATAAGCGCCCTCAGTGCCGATACGCAGCTTTTCCGCTGCCATTGCCTGACCGCCGAGCAACACGGCGGCCAGTGCCGCCAGGAGAACTGCCTTGTAGCTTTTCATCGATACTGCTCCTTCTTATGGCTGGACATGAACTGTTTGCAGCGCTCGGATTTGGGATCATCAAAGACCTGATCCGGCGTGCCGATCTCTTCTACCTGCCCCTGATGCAGGAATACCACCTGACTGGAAACCTGACGGGCGAAGCCCAATTCATGGGTAACCAACAGCATAGTACGTCCTTCGTCAGCCAGCGCCCGAATTACCATCAGCACCTCGTGCACCATTTCCGGATCCAGCGCGGAGGTGGGCTCATCGAACAGAATGACCTGCGGCTGCATGGCCAGTGTACGGGCAATGGCTGCGCGCTGCTGCTGTCCACCGGACAATTGCGCGGGGAACGCATGCATCTTATCGGCGATGCCGACTTTTTCCAGAAACACCTCGGCGGCGGCGATGGCATCTACCTTGGACTGGCCCAACACGCGACGCGGCGCCTCGATGATGTTGTCGAGGATACTCATATGCGGCCACAGATTGAAACTCTGGAAAACGAAGCCGACCCGGGCACGCAGGCGATTGATCTGCTTGCTGTCAGCCGCCACCAGCGCGCCATCGCGCCCGGCCTTGAGCTTGAGCTCCTCGCCAGCCACGAGGATCTGGCCCCGGTGGGGATTCTCCAGCAGATCGATGCAGCGCAGCAGAGTGCTTTTACCGGAACCGGAAGAACCGAGGATGGAAATCACGTCGCCATCGCGGGCGAGCAGATCAACACCCTTGAGTACTTCAAGGTCGCCATAGCGCTTGTGCAGGTTACGCACTTCAAGAGCAGGGGGTGTCACGTGTCGTTATCCATTTTGAAGCAATTCGGCAAAACTAGCACAGCCGCCGGGTTCGACCAACAATCCTTATGCTGAGCCGACCAAAGCCACCGACTTTGTTCGATCTTGCCACGCGATAGATGAGTCGGCGCCAGACACGAAAATCTGCATGGCCGCTGACAGGGGCGGTGCCGGGAGAGACCATTGACTGGCCGGTCACCCACAACACGCCAATAAAAAAGCCCGCTGGGGTAAGCCAGCGGGCTTTGAATAGTGGTGCCCGGGGACGGAATCGAACCGCCGACACGGGGATTTTCAATCCCCTGCTCTACCGACTGAGCTACCCGGGCAACGGGGCGCTATTAAACGATTGAAGGCCTTTCATGTCAAGCATCTGCTGAAGATATTTTCACTTTTTTCAGCTGCTTAGGCCAATACGCCAGAAAATCAGGCTTCTGGCGGAACATAACCTTCTGCCTGAGCGTATTCTTCGCCCGACAGAAACTTGCCCATCTCCTGCTGGATGAACTTGCGGTCCTCGGCGTCCATCATGTTCAGACGGCGCTCGTTGATCAACATGGTCTGGTGGGCCTGCCATTCATCCCAGGCTTTCTTCGATACGTCATTGAAGATCGCCTCGCCTTTCGGGCCCGGATAGGGCGGACGGTCGAGACCGGGTAATTCCTGCTTGTACTTGCGGCATAACACAGTGCGCGACATGAAGGTCTCCTCAGGCAACTGGGTCAAGAAGTTGTTTTACCCGCTTGAGCAACTTGCTGACCGGCGCGGCCAGCCCCAGGCGGGAAGGTTGGCGCAGGTTATACCAGACCTGTCCGGCTTCGGCCACGCCCGGCGTCGTTCTGACCTGCACCAGCAGCGGCTGGATATCCAGATGAAAATGGCTGAAGGTGTGTCGCAGCGGCTCAAGGCGCTCGGTTGCTTCATGCTGCCAACCCAGCTGATCAAGCAGCGGCTCCAGCGCTGCGTGGTCATCCAGTTGCGGCGGACACCACAGGCCGCCCCACAAGCCACTGTCAGGCCGCCTCTGCAGCCAGACATCCCCTTCAGGATTGACCAGCAGCGGCATCACGCACTGCCGTACTGGCAATGCCTTGCGTGGTTTGGAATGAGGATAGGCAGCAGGCGTGCCGAGCATCCGCGCCGCGCAACCGGCCTGGACCGGACATACCAGGCACGATGGCTTGCTGCGGGTGCACAGGGTGGCGCCCAGATCCATCATCGCCTGGGTGTAATGATCGAAGCGTTGCGCTGG
Above is a genomic segment from Halopseudomonas litoralis containing:
- a CDS encoding ParA family protein, producing MHTYTVISTKGGVGKSTTCAHLGGLLADAGLRVLLIDLDNQPTLSSYYQIQTEAPGGIYELIALNQTRPEQVISRTVIQGLDIIVSNDYNAHLPQLLLSAPDGRFRLSNLIRQFENDYDVVIMDTQGARSITLEAAVLASDQALSPITPELLSAREFVRGTLGMLEELEALTQYTNLTVPRVSLLINRLDETRDANGVAESLRQMFPEGGNNKRVSVMSAHLRHLTAFRQAAALGLPIHRFEPVKPAGRKSPAGADQIRAVAMELNPSWISILQPQLKEGVAHVCH
- a CDS encoding methyltransferase; translated protein: MPVAIAEAGVGYAARFSQLDAWLHEHQALWRAKPFTTLVLPWEADMPELAVWLRSRTLDQAEAAHNQPQLLGAPEPFARLARQSIALTCLPDLSEAGQGELPERLTRHIPGRKWQQISHFAASTARQWQQPAEHWLDWCAGKGHLGRLLAWQGGQPLLCLERDAALNRAGEVLGTEVGISSRHVDADVLSEDTWRYLQPQHSVVALHACGQLHMTLLQQAAAHGCAQIAISPCCYNRIATSDYQPLSATARKARLQLTRDDLSLPMQESITAGQRTRRQRDQSMAWRLAFDLWQRDARGTDAYLPTPSRPESALRQGIASFCRDLAAHHQLQLREPDSWADLEQQGWQRLAQVRNLELVRGLFRRPLEVWLLLDRALYLQEAGYRVRLGQFCEQQLTPRNLLLVAEKSTQIAPTL
- a CDS encoding ABC transporter permease, coding for MIVRWAPMLWDGTLVTLQLVGIAVLAGLFFAIPLGLGRASKHWYIRAVPYSYIFFFRGTPLLLQLFLVYYGLSQFEVVRDSMFWSYLREPYWCALLTMTLHTAAYIAEILRGAIQAVPPGEVEAARALGMSRRQALQHIILPRAIRIGLPAYGNEVILMLKASAVVYTVTLLDIMGVVRTLNARTYQYEMFFLMAGLIYLVITLLFTQLFKLVERWLKVDASRNR
- a CDS encoding ABC transporter permease, with product MLDLHGFGPALIEGTWMTIRLSLASVALGLLLGLLGASAKISNSAALRGVGGFYTSVVRGVPETLWVLMAYYGTTSIMNWLGSHFGNPYLTLSPFAAGTIALALCFGAYATEVFRGALLSIPPGQREAGLALGMSRLRIFWRITMPQLWRVALPGLGNLYLILLKDTALVSLISLEEIMRKAQVGANATKEPFTFYFMAALIYLGLTVIIMAALHWFEHRANRGYARTEL
- a CDS encoding ABC transporter substrate-binding protein; protein product: MKSYKAVLLAALAAVLLGGQAMAAEKLRIGTEGAYPPFNEIDNTGKAVGFDLDIAHALCEKMGAECSVVTSDWDGIIPALNTRRFDFLVASMSITEERQRAVDFTDPYYTNKLQFVAPKKSDFKADKDYLKGKTIGAQRATIAGQWLEENLEDVVSTRLYDTQENAYLDMASGRIDGVLADVFVQYEWLQSDTGADFEFKGEPVFDDDKIGIAVRKGDPLRDRLNEALQAIVEDGTYEKINAKYFPFSIY
- a CDS encoding ABC transporter ATP-binding protein encodes the protein MTPPALEVRNLHKRYGDLEVLKGVDLLARDGDVISILGSSGSGKSTLLRCIDLLENPHRGQILVAGEELKLKAGRDGALVAADSKQINRLRARVGFVFQSFNLWPHMSILDNIIEAPRRVLGQSKVDAIAAAEVFLEKVGIADKMHAFPAQLSGGQQQRAAIARTLAMQPQVILFDEPTSALDPEMVHEVLMVIRALADEGRTMLLVTHELGFARQVSSQVVFLHQGQVEEIGTPDQVFDDPKSERCKQFMSSHKKEQYR
- a CDS encoding oxidative damage protection protein: MSRTVLCRKYKQELPGLDRPPYPGPKGEAIFNDVSKKAWDEWQAHQTMLINERRLNMMDAEDRKFIQQEMGKFLSGEEYAQAEGYVPPEA
- the mutY gene encoding A/G-specific adenine glycosylase, giving the protein MSSATFAEAVLAWYDQHGRKDLPWQQNMSPYRVWVSEIMLQQTQVATVIPYYQRFMTTLPDVHALAAADPDEVLHLWTGLGYYSRARNLHKTAQIVVNQHAGVFPASVEGLEALPGIGRSTAGAIASLSMGLRAAILDGNVKRVLARYHAVEGWPGEKAVHDRLWKIAESYTPAQRFDHYTQAMMDLGATLCTRSKPSCLVCPVQAGCAARMLGTPAAYPHSKPRKALPVRQCVMPLLVNPEGDVWLQRRPDSGLWGGLWCPPQLDDHAALEPLLDQLGWQHEATERLEPLRHTFSHFHLDIQPLLVQVRTTPGVAEAGQVWYNLRQPSRLGLAAPVSKLLKRVKQLLDPVA